A section of the Triticum dicoccoides isolate Atlit2015 ecotype Zavitan chromosome 7A, WEW_v2.0, whole genome shotgun sequence genome encodes:
- the LOC119331957 gene encoding uncharacterized protein LOC119331957: MPMPMAAAAGNGEASPLVEAVGCNMLRPRDGPPPPSPSPVVGKPLASGAVPRHALEFDGEGRYMDAPWDLPTSAETSPSSAPGAFTWHHVELPRLLTGGAAAKPLHHAQALIELLCPPLTLQEILALVGNGPHCGGVADGGGGVLVLRVSAPGPLGSAFAIRLAARVTESSVVTVSVGAVPRLAFGTTQASLLSEVPLGVAASLAEEGHGGGRAVEGGVVIDERLLESLLAMNHADGAHTDNPVPRTVSNLLVHVLGTHVDHVHDIVTRLEMEIDNIELHIDKGGHFMRKLLLDGRRFPKMHLDLQRLLQVVSHGEQVFPRVKDRCASKSWFATEDIAALEDLIGRLRRLKENLGFITNRVTTLQASLDSWQSEQINKSLYYLSFLSIVFLPLSIVTGVFGMNVGGVPWTEQNKNPANLDGFANVMLICAVILLLLLLCFLFPSLYSHVSAWRTRRELTRSGSQNKRHLKLFKGHREGYMRL; the protein is encoded by the exons ATGCCGATGCCAATGGCGGCCGCGGCCGGAAACGGAGAGGCCTCGCCGCTCGTGGAGGCGGTGGGGTGTAACATGCTGCGGCCGCGGGACGGGCCGCCTCCCCCGTCGCCGTCCCCGGTGGTCGGCAAGCCGCTCGCGTCCGGCGCTGTGCCGCGGCACGCGCTGGAGTTCGACGGCGAGGGGCGGTATATGGACGCGCCGTGGGACCTGCCTACGTCCGCGGAGACGTCGCCTTCCTCCGCGCCGGGGGCGTTCACGTGGCATCACGTCGAGCTCCCGCGGTTGCTCACCGGTGGCGCGGCCGCGAAGCCGCTCCACCACGCGCAGGCGCTGATCGAGCTCCTGTGCCCGCCGCTCACGCTCCAGGAGATCCTCGCGCTCGTCGGGAACGGCCCGCACTGCGGCGGcgtcgccgacggcggcggcggcgtgctcgTGCTCCGCGTCAGCGCGCCGGGGCCGCTCGGCAGCGCCTTCGCCATCCGCCTCGCCGCGCGCGTCACCGAGAGCTCCGTAGTCACCGTGTCCGTCGGCGCCGTCCCGCGGCTCGCGTTCGGGACCACGCAGGCGTCGCTCCTCTCGGAGGTGCCCCTCGGGGTGGCCGCCTCGCTCGCCGAAGAGGGGCACGGCGGCGGCCGCGCTGTCGAGGGCGGCGTCGTCATCGACGAGCGCCTGCTCGAGTCGCTGCTCGCCATGAACCACGCGGACGGCGCGCACACCGACAACCCGGTGCCACGGACGGTGTCCAACCTCCTCGTGCACGTCCTCGGCACGCACGTCGACCACGTCCACGACATTGTCACGCGCCTCGAGATGGAGATCGACAACATCGAGCTGCACATCGACAAAG GTGGTCACTTCATGAGGAAACTTCTGTTGGATGGCAGGAGATTCCCCAAAATGCACCTTGATTTACAGCGCCTACTTCAG GTGGTTTCTCACGGCGAACAAGTCTTCCCCCGTGTGAAGGACAGATGCGCGAGCAAGAGTTGGTTTGCAACCGAGGATATTGCCGCCCTCGAAGATTTGATCGGCCGCCTTAGGAGGCTCAAGGAAAACCTTGGATTTATAACAAACAGAGTGACCACGCTGCAGGCCAGCCTCGACAGCTGGCAGTCAGAGCAGATCAACAAGAGCCTATACTATCTTTCATTCCTCTCCATAGTTTTCCTCCCTCTCTCCATTGTAACCGGAG TTTTTGGGATGAATGTCGGTGGTGTGCCATGGACCGAACAGAACAAGAACCCCGCAAATCTGGACGGTTTCGCCAACGTGATGCTGATATGTGCCGTGATCTTGCTGCTCCTGCTGCTTTGCTTTCTGTTCCCTTCACTGTATTCTCATGTGTCGGCATGGCGAACCCGGCGTGAACTGACCAGGAGTGGCTCCCAGAACAAGAGGCACCTGAAACTCTTCAAAGGCCACAGGGAAGGTTACATGCGCCTGTGA
- the LOC119331958 gene encoding uncharacterized protein LOC119331958, translated as MEPPLMDGFDLPTTSGPSATIAGGDDRPPEMTGDGGLEDADTGPHPDRCEALAAAIAGVLGSALEEHEARAAATAQSQAELAIAIDRLNGELDKLLENAPSPVIAQHAARISSIRKRVLALNMLLRSIQRRIDNMDRMISTGVTSDHSSRVQLQNQN; from the exons CCCGTCTGCTACAATCGCCGGCGGCGACGACCGGCCTCCGGAGATGACCGGAGACGGCGGCTTGGAGGACGCGGACACGGGTCCGCATCCTGACAGGTGCGAGGCGCTGGCTGCGGCCATCGCGGGGGTGCTAGGCAGCGCGCTTGAGGAGCATGAGGCGCGCGCCGCAGCCACCGCCCAGAGCCAGGCCGAGCTCGCCATCGCCATTGACCGCCTCAATGGAG AACTAGACAAGCTATTGGAGAATGCTCCCTCCCCGGTAATAGCACAACATGCAGCAAGGATTTCCTCTATCCGCAAGAGAGTGTTAGCGCTAAACATGCTACTGAGGTCCATACAAAGACGTATAGATAATATGGATAGAATGATTTCTACCGGTGTTACAAGTG ATCATTCATCTCGTGTGCAGTTGCAAAACCAGAATTAA